In a single window of the Rhineura floridana isolate rRhiFlo1 chromosome 3, rRhiFlo1.hap2, whole genome shotgun sequence genome:
- the STK19 gene encoding inactive serine/threonine-protein kinase 19 isoform X1: protein MKRKHQLISDTFKAKKHRPVLGLDPLEQEGPEAVESAVQYLTSLFPRKLFEDSLPPLVLRHQIYSLVKDRTTVDRRLNQLKDEGRIQMFQHGFDADTVVVAFTDSYKSKVLEFVSGKDFARTVRKFLDSVLTSCPDISFDKKRMLGEFRFSDAEITQLVNAGVLTVRDAGSWWLAVPGAGRFVKCFIKGRKAVLSMIQKAKYKEVLLSNLQNRRAPSAVKLGLPYHIHDLIGAQLVDCVPSSSGTLLRLADD, encoded by the exons ATGAAACGGAAGCATCAGCTCATCTCGGATACTTTCAAGGCTAAAAAGCATCGGCCAGTTCTTGGACTGGATCCTCTGGAACAGG AGGGCCCTGAAGCAGTAGAATCTGCTGTCCAATACTTGACATCTCTCTTCCCTCGCAAACTATTTGAGGATTCGCTGCCACCCTTGGTTCTGAGACACCAGATCTACAGTCTCGTCAAAGACCGCACAACTGTGGACAGGCGCTTG AACCAGCTGAAAGATGAGGGCCGGATTCAGATGTTCCAGCACGGTTTTGATGCAGACACTGTTGTTGTGGCATTCACGGACAGTTATAAATCTAAG GTGTTGGAGTTTGTGTCTGGGAAGGACTTTGCCAGGACAGTGAGGAAGTTCCTGGATTCTGTCCTCACCTCCTGCCCTGACATCAGTTTTGACAAAAAAAGGATGCTGGGAGAGTTTCGTTTCAGTGATGCAGAAATCAC GCAGCTGGTGAATGCTGGGGTCCTGACTGTCCGTGATGCTGGGAGCTGGTGGCTGGCAGTGCCTGGAGCAGGCCGTTTTGTCAAATGCTTCATCAAAG gaaggaaagctgtattGAGTATGATCCAGAAAGCCAAATACAAAGAAGTTTTGCTGTCCAATCTGCAGAACCGCCGAGCACCGAGTGCCGTGAAGCTGGGTCTTCCTTACCACATACATGACCTTATTGGAGCCCAGCTGGTTGACTG CGTGCCAAGCAGCTCTGGCACCCTCCTCCGCCTGGCTGATGATTAA
- the STK19 gene encoding inactive serine/threonine-protein kinase 19 isoform X2, which yields MKRKHQLISDTFKAKKHRPVLGLDPLEQEGPEAVESAVQYLTSLFPRKLFEDSLPPLVLRHQIYSLVKDRTTVDRRLNQLKDEGRIQMFQHGFDADTVVVAFTDSYKSKVLEFVSGKDFARTVRKFLDSVLTSCPDISFDKKRMLGEFRFSDAEITQLVNAGVLTVRDAGSWWLAVPGAGRFVKCFIKGRKAVLSMIQKAKYKEVLLSNLQNRRAPSAVKLGLPYHIHDLIGAQLVDWY from the exons ATGAAACGGAAGCATCAGCTCATCTCGGATACTTTCAAGGCTAAAAAGCATCGGCCAGTTCTTGGACTGGATCCTCTGGAACAGG AGGGCCCTGAAGCAGTAGAATCTGCTGTCCAATACTTGACATCTCTCTTCCCTCGCAAACTATTTGAGGATTCGCTGCCACCCTTGGTTCTGAGACACCAGATCTACAGTCTCGTCAAAGACCGCACAACTGTGGACAGGCGCTTG AACCAGCTGAAAGATGAGGGCCGGATTCAGATGTTCCAGCACGGTTTTGATGCAGACACTGTTGTTGTGGCATTCACGGACAGTTATAAATCTAAG GTGTTGGAGTTTGTGTCTGGGAAGGACTTTGCCAGGACAGTGAGGAAGTTCCTGGATTCTGTCCTCACCTCCTGCCCTGACATCAGTTTTGACAAAAAAAGGATGCTGGGAGAGTTTCGTTTCAGTGATGCAGAAATCAC GCAGCTGGTGAATGCTGGGGTCCTGACTGTCCGTGATGCTGGGAGCTGGTGGCTGGCAGTGCCTGGAGCAGGCCGTTTTGTCAAATGCTTCATCAAAG gaaggaaagctgtattGAGTATGATCCAGAAAGCCAAATACAAAGAAGTTTTGCTGTCCAATCTGCAGAACCGCCGAGCACCGAGTGCCGTGAAGCTGGGTCTTCCTTACCACATACATGACCTTATTGGAGCCCAGCTGGTTGACTGGTACTAG